The proteins below come from a single Roseiconus lacunae genomic window:
- a CDS encoding penicillin-binding protein activator LpoB, with product MDRRPRRLSRQPLIARLSAMQIGQSIAFVLVLTAIGGCAGRQYGHLLANDDKDLVGSHAAGAATWNPLVEQSVAQLLSRCPPDVRPVAFEASDDMNLDPQAINAALTPGPATICFVGIENKSAEELGDFKDQLYEQIDSQINSGSYRAISRRVVETALRECRLRPDSLFLPANRDAFTATLGRSGTPVDYLLFATITSGTTDRNKTSQRDYLLTLEMVNVHSGDFLKESAKIRKGYSKTRAGKWWNYGPFDQGDG from the coding sequence ATGGATCGACGCCCCCGCCGCCTCTCTCGGCAACCCTTAATTGCCAGACTGTCTGCCATGCAGATCGGTCAAAGCATCGCTTTCGTCTTGGTTTTGACAGCAATCGGTGGATGTGCGGGACGGCAATACGGGCATCTGCTTGCCAATGACGACAAGGATTTAGTCGGCAGCCACGCCGCCGGGGCAGCGACCTGGAACCCGCTGGTGGAACAGTCCGTCGCGCAGTTGTTGTCACGATGCCCGCCTGATGTCCGCCCGGTCGCATTCGAAGCTTCCGATGACATGAACCTAGATCCGCAAGCGATTAACGCCGCGTTGACGCCTGGACCGGCAACGATTTGTTTTGTCGGAATCGAAAACAAAAGTGCCGAAGAGTTGGGCGATTTCAAGGACCAGCTCTACGAACAAATCGACAGCCAAATCAATTCAGGCTCGTATCGTGCCATCAGTCGACGCGTGGTCGAAACGGCGCTGCGTGAATGCCGTTTGCGTCCCGATTCGCTGTTTCTACCAGCCAATCGCGACGCCTTCACCGCGACGCTCGGCCGTAGCGGGACGCCGGTCGATTACTTGCTGTTCGCGACGATCACCAGCGGCACGACCGACCGCAATAAGACCAGCCAACGGGATTACCTGCTGACCTTGGAAATGGTCAACGTTCATAGCGGCGACTTTTTGAAGGAGTCGGCGAAGATCCGCAAAGGCTACTCGAAGACCCGAGCTGGCAAATGGTGGAACTACGGCCCCTTCGACCAAGGTGACGGTTGA
- a CDS encoding glycosyltransferase family 2 protein: MNDTPGSASFVIPTMNEEDTIATLVEQIDAVCGELGLRHDILFVDDGSTDQTWPRIVELAERLDHVRGFRFRRNFGKAAALAAGFARAEGEVVFTLDADLQDDPVEIPKFLDKLAEGNDVVSGWKQKRNDPLDKTLPSKVFNWLVSRLTGVKLNDHNCGFKAYRQAVTKDVTLYGERHRFVPVLAAARGWRIGEVPVVHHARQFGQSKYGVSRLAKGFLDLLSIFFLTTFGKRPFHFIGAIGMLFFITGGLGMVYLSCHRILSWQIESLEDFHLHRSPLFYYCITALLLGSQLFLAGLLSELIVSLSEHSKSPYSIAEETETTDERG; the protein is encoded by the coding sequence ATGAATGACACACCGGGATCGGCGTCCTTTGTGATCCCTACGATGAACGAAGAAGACACGATCGCGACGCTGGTCGAACAGATTGATGCGGTTTGCGGTGAACTGGGACTACGGCATGACATCCTGTTCGTTGACGACGGTTCGACCGACCAAACCTGGCCACGAATCGTCGAACTGGCGGAACGTTTGGACCATGTGCGAGGCTTCCGCTTTCGACGAAACTTTGGCAAAGCTGCCGCGCTAGCTGCCGGATTCGCGCGTGCCGAAGGAGAGGTTGTCTTCACCCTGGATGCGGACCTTCAAGACGACCCGGTCGAGATCCCGAAGTTCCTCGATAAACTGGCCGAAGGCAACGATGTGGTCAGCGGATGGAAACAAAAACGCAACGACCCGCTGGACAAAACGCTGCCCAGCAAGGTGTTTAACTGGTTGGTCAGTCGATTGACCGGCGTGAAATTGAACGATCATAACTGCGGCTTCAAAGCCTATCGCCAAGCGGTCACCAAAGACGTCACGCTGTACGGCGAACGCCATCGATTTGTACCGGTGTTGGCCGCCGCCCGCGGGTGGCGAATCGGCGAAGTACCGGTCGTCCATCATGCCCGCCAATTTGGCCAGAGCAAGTACGGTGTGTCGCGTTTGGCCAAAGGTTTTCTTGACCTGCTATCGATCTTCTTTTTAACGACCTTTGGCAAACGCCCGTTCCACTTTATCGGTGCGATCGGAATGCTCTTCTTCATCACCGGTGGGTTGGGCATGGTGTACCTTTCGTGCCACCGCATTTTGTCTTGGCAAATCGAGTCATTAGAAGATTTCCATCTGCATCGATCGCCGCTGTTTTATTACTGCATCACCGCGCTGCTGCTGGGGTCACAGTTGTTTTTAGCGGGTCTGTTGTCGGAGTTAATCGTATCGCTGTCAGAGCACTCCAAGTCGCCATACAGCATCGCCGAAGAAACGGAGACGACCGATGAGCGAGGTTGA
- the alaS gene encoding alanine--tRNA ligase, with product MKTDELREKYLDFFESKGCVRKPSDVLVPTWDPSVLFTPAGMNQFKDHFLGKVKLDFTRATTCQKCLRTGDIENVGRTAFHHTFFEMLGNFSFGDYFKKEAIAWAWEFLTSKKWLGIDPSRLTVTVYKDDDEAFGIWNQSIGLPESRITRMDEDENFWPASAPSEGPDGVCGPCSEIYYLLEDGSEVEIWNLVFTQFNRVGDPPDNLKPLPSQNIDTGMGLERTASVLQGVPTNFHIDTLRPIVDAAADVVSVKYELDSDNGRRLRRITDHARACTFAIHENVYPGRDKAKYVVRRLIRRAVLDGYQMDLREPFLHKLVPAVAEASKTAYPELSETIERVSEVIEAEENAFFGTIDGGMKRIEQLFGEMEDEAAVMVPGKEAASLNTTYGVPPELLQTIAAERNFTFDWDGYKHAMHQHAIDSGAGQVELFQTGPLETLKEALRETPFIGYDATEASAVVKGIITGDGHGKEDDGQLLSKLSRPGEAELRLVLDHSPFYGESGGQIGDTGTIGSDDFEFQVTDTKKHGGLIVHHGKLVRGEIKEGVQCTATVDVQRRDALARAHSATHILHHALHTNVGEHAQQQGSKVEEDRLRFDFTNQKPIDDEILSKIERDVVTRIDEKAGVSWKDVPLAEARQAGAMMLFGEKYPDPVRMVTIGDYSKELCGGTHVSNTGDVASFELMAEESVSAGTRRIVALTGERAKEHRETTQQLLDQLAETLGTDAAKVGGAVAELSDEVRQLRKELTAGKPSEHAAAFSVSADCAKDKVENYFGVRDVVRQVSRRLNVSQEDVIGRVEALLAERAELIEQLKQATAGGKITADDLIAQGEEVEGCMVVVAEVPGANPNVMRGWIDQIRKKSPGGSAVLLATVQGEKVLLVGGLSKCLVEKGHKAGQWVGAAAKVVGGGGGGRPDMAQAGGKDPSKLPEAIEQAKTQMKSMLTA from the coding sequence ATGAAGACAGACGAATTACGCGAAAAGTACCTGGACTTCTTCGAATCCAAAGGCTGCGTCCGCAAACCAAGTGACGTTTTGGTCCCCACTTGGGACCCCTCGGTATTGTTCACGCCGGCCGGAATGAACCAGTTTAAAGACCATTTTCTGGGCAAGGTCAAATTGGATTTTACGCGTGCAACGACCTGTCAGAAGTGCTTGCGGACCGGTGACATCGAGAACGTGGGACGCACCGCGTTTCACCACACATTCTTCGAAATGCTCGGCAACTTTTCCTTTGGCGATTATTTCAAAAAGGAAGCGATCGCGTGGGCCTGGGAATTCCTTACGAGCAAAAAGTGGTTGGGGATCGATCCGAGTCGCCTGACGGTGACGGTTTACAAAGACGACGACGAAGCGTTTGGGATTTGGAACCAATCGATCGGATTGCCGGAAAGCCGAATCACCCGGATGGACGAAGACGAAAACTTTTGGCCGGCGTCCGCCCCGAGCGAGGGGCCCGACGGCGTTTGTGGACCCTGCAGCGAAATCTACTACTTGCTCGAAGACGGTAGCGAAGTCGAAATCTGGAACCTCGTCTTCACGCAGTTCAATCGCGTCGGTGATCCACCGGACAACTTGAAACCACTACCCAGCCAGAACATCGACACCGGGATGGGGTTAGAGCGAACGGCGAGCGTTTTGCAGGGCGTGCCGACTAACTTTCACATCGATACGCTGCGTCCGATCGTCGACGCCGCGGCCGATGTGGTGAGCGTGAAGTACGAACTCGACAGCGACAACGGGCGACGACTCCGACGGATTACCGATCACGCCCGTGCTTGCACCTTTGCGATCCATGAAAACGTTTATCCTGGACGAGACAAGGCCAAATACGTCGTCCGGCGGTTGATCCGCCGCGCCGTTTTGGACGGTTACCAAATGGACCTGCGCGAGCCGTTTCTGCACAAGCTTGTCCCGGCGGTCGCCGAGGCGAGCAAGACCGCGTATCCAGAACTTTCCGAAACGATCGAACGCGTCAGCGAAGTGATCGAAGCAGAAGAGAATGCTTTTTTCGGCACCATCGACGGGGGTATGAAACGTATCGAACAGTTGTTCGGTGAAATGGAAGACGAAGCCGCCGTGATGGTCCCCGGTAAAGAAGCCGCGTCGCTGAATACGACCTACGGAGTTCCTCCAGAACTACTGCAAACAATCGCGGCCGAGCGAAACTTCACGTTCGACTGGGACGGGTATAAACATGCGATGCACCAGCATGCGATCGATAGCGGCGCCGGCCAGGTCGAATTGTTCCAAACCGGGCCGCTGGAAACACTCAAAGAAGCACTCCGCGAAACCCCCTTTATAGGTTACGACGCGACCGAAGCATCGGCGGTGGTCAAAGGCATTATCACCGGCGATGGCCACGGCAAAGAAGACGACGGGCAGTTGCTCAGTAAACTCAGTCGTCCGGGTGAAGCAGAGCTTCGCTTGGTGCTCGATCATTCGCCGTTTTATGGCGAATCAGGTGGGCAAATTGGAGATACCGGAACCATCGGCTCTGATGACTTTGAATTCCAAGTGACCGATACCAAGAAGCACGGCGGCTTGATCGTGCATCACGGAAAACTCGTTCGCGGTGAAATCAAAGAGGGCGTGCAGTGCACCGCGACGGTGGACGTCCAACGACGTGATGCTCTTGCCCGAGCCCACTCGGCAACGCACATCTTGCACCACGCGTTGCACACCAACGTCGGCGAGCATGCTCAGCAACAAGGTAGCAAGGTCGAAGAAGATCGCTTGCGATTCGACTTTACGAATCAGAAGCCGATTGACGACGAAATCCTTTCGAAAATCGAACGCGACGTCGTTACCCGTATCGACGAAAAAGCGGGCGTCAGTTGGAAAGACGTTCCACTCGCCGAAGCGCGTCAAGCTGGTGCGATGATGCTGTTCGGCGAAAAATACCCCGACCCGGTTCGCATGGTCACCATTGGTGACTACAGCAAAGAACTTTGCGGTGGCACACACGTTTCCAATACCGGTGACGTTGCGTCGTTCGAATTGATGGCCGAAGAGAGCGTCTCTGCGGGCACCCGGCGAATCGTCGCGCTCACTGGTGAGCGGGCCAAGGAACATCGCGAAACGACTCAGCAGTTGCTTGATCAATTGGCCGAAACGCTGGGAACCGATGCCGCGAAAGTTGGCGGTGCGGTCGCCGAATTGTCTGACGAAGTTCGACAATTGCGAAAGGAACTTACCGCAGGAAAACCGTCCGAACATGCGGCGGCGTTTAGCGTCAGTGCTGACTGTGCCAAAGACAAGGTCGAAAACTACTTCGGTGTTCGGGACGTCGTTCGTCAAGTTTCGCGACGGCTGAACGTTTCCCAAGAAGACGTGATCGGCCGGGTCGAAGCGTTGTTGGCCGAGCGAGCCGAATTGATCGAGCAACTGAAGCAAGCAACAGCCGGTGGAAAAATCACGGCCGACGACCTGATCGCCCAAGGCGAAGAGGTCGAAGGTTGCATGGTTGTTGTGGCCGAAGTCCCCGGTGCAAATCCAAATGTAATGCGTGGTTGGATCGATCAGATTCGCAAAAAGTCCCCCGGCGGATCCGCGGTATTGTTAGCGACGGTTCAAGGCGAGAAAGTATTGCTTGTCGGTGGCCTATCGAAGTGTTTGGTCGAAAAGGGTCACAAGGCTGGCCAGTGGGTCGGTGCCGCGGCCAAAGTGGTCGGCGGTGGTGGCGGTGGTCGACCGGATATGGCACAGGCCGGTGGTAAAGACCCGTCGAAGTTACCCGAAGCGATCGAGCAAGCGAAAACGCAGATGAAAAGTATGCTCACCGCATAG
- a CDS encoding DUF4332 domain-containing protein → MLLDRIDIDTHGPLNRVELGPFSEGLNVVCTPEGSGKTALVRFIRDSLVRREYPLGMMSSSAGRVVWADRNGKIHCRREHDGTSTGRRTIEFETRGETAHRFDWLHGSWINGIADSNDASRALESIRIPEAIVDGVVTDTAVTNVSRVIAACLTAGLNDPALFAQLPRNASAVSGLSPAETGDAEVARRAIRDELARVEAELATYPNTPTPDASAEARREQLRSRLSELYRHVQLDSHAGLPRYDDASYQASAEWNTLQQRIWQLRVRHGELVRWLDHLQADRNRIRYSSPVTSSPYASTQMPTSAGVSLSPSRIEIEARLRERLTEVDGQIIRWRQVLSELHSLRDVVLADHQRHALQQFARRAGALPLSDAMLQRERMRYLASSLDYFAGHPSVTPSQLHSWSEIAPSLANAWPDEIDLRLEGLIRRIESLDQYYGRHGRAAWSWYGDWTGHASLPLNWSRHQDAGLHGHLRALREELAAARRHGFGFTNLRTELNELALADHRHREWMDLQATEKWIVGTIERLMVHRANLVRDHHQSDLVRYPSWLDQRYHQQSWSPWYTEHLQREIADRTVELQRTANELDRCVSRATDLRHSLRSLDMATTHPSGSSVAVEAEIRVIREELDAIERSKPVNEPARMTWLRRRKEELLEKLGAPQVNYRSAIPLADEASAWLVRLSGGRLRRVDWNPAEFTTGANNTGHAHLDGRDEATCPAIDRALAALAVRLAAGDLLARTGRAIPLVIEAHRELLQTPSTVAYGTNVAPASDLQGVSSNGFARGEGDPGELNFAVIAALNDYAKNGRQLIVLTSDVMFADQVSRRGGRFFQIHGERVAHEHRPVWRPHYSSETYVGPHAAAQAGSFLQGESIDPLQQSDVMIDQYYDEYFYGNPIGRSFADVNRNLDAIWQEAYGIAGYPSSPNSSDAAAGYGVNRSSQAPSYGPGQTDRLSQHSGTGHYNVYPSSGPLRTPVTHPADAPRRDTPGDYPGTDSGVAFGSHVGGPSHWNDGYYYSDSYTTAPTPRPNPHHAGQDQRRGGQSPASSQGSERPSASPFFLTIDSPIDQAPSVDAVAASRLRTLNVTHITHLMNQDPNRLSDALGLASVTAATIRRWQSECRLVCNVPQLRGFDARVLVGCGITDPGHLAATDPNDLLDRVEAFLATERGQRILLSGTSYELSRITSWIAAAGIQPLADPTLSDRRNGRSDRQTVDGRVIRQGRRSPSIGQRLDLNLDQDRYEYEFTDDHGRVVRSSSGRSRSSQSRSTRLNGRQSRSNDRVAGLRQSQQRESAPSQSEGHRRSSTSTSGLRSRRNGSSSHSVNGGGRSSRERSSRESGTRSSSRRLRSRRSDSSSSHRVRQERDYDRKVASQQNDQDELKFYLQRSSPIVDAPSIGSRMAERLEAIGIYTVDDLIQADPETVADSLDHRRIDADVIQIWQYQAILVCRIPMLRGHDAQLLVAADVTTPEAVADQDPDALFELINPIAKSNEGKRILRGGNLPDLEEIREWIGNAKLNRELAAAL, encoded by the coding sequence ATGTTGTTGGATCGCATTGACATTGACACGCATGGCCCACTCAATCGCGTCGAACTAGGGCCTTTTTCAGAAGGCTTAAACGTCGTTTGCACCCCCGAAGGATCAGGCAAGACGGCACTCGTCCGATTCATCCGCGACTCGCTCGTCCGGCGTGAGTATCCGCTGGGAATGATGAGTTCTTCGGCCGGCCGCGTCGTCTGGGCAGATCGCAACGGAAAGATCCATTGCCGCCGAGAGCACGACGGAACCTCCACCGGTCGCCGGACGATTGAATTCGAAACCCGGGGCGAAACCGCCCATCGATTCGACTGGCTTCACGGCAGTTGGATCAATGGCATCGCCGATTCCAACGACGCGTCGCGGGCGCTCGAATCGATTCGAATTCCCGAAGCGATCGTCGACGGCGTCGTCACCGACACCGCGGTGACCAACGTTTCACGCGTCATCGCGGCGTGTCTTACCGCCGGACTGAACGATCCCGCTTTGTTCGCCCAACTGCCACGAAACGCATCCGCCGTCAGCGGACTTTCGCCTGCCGAAACCGGTGACGCCGAGGTCGCCCGACGGGCAATCCGGGATGAACTCGCACGCGTCGAAGCGGAACTTGCGACCTATCCCAATACGCCGACTCCGGATGCCAGCGCGGAGGCCCGTCGCGAACAATTGCGATCGCGTCTGAGCGAACTCTATCGCCATGTGCAACTCGATTCCCACGCCGGGTTGCCCCGTTACGACGATGCGTCGTATCAGGCTTCCGCCGAATGGAATACGCTTCAACAACGCATCTGGCAATTGCGTGTCCGTCACGGTGAACTGGTCCGTTGGCTCGATCACTTGCAAGCCGACCGAAACCGTATCCGATACTCTTCGCCGGTAACATCGTCTCCTTATGCCAGCACGCAAATGCCGACATCGGCGGGCGTTTCATTGTCGCCAAGCCGAATCGAAATCGAAGCTCGCCTGCGTGAACGATTAACCGAAGTCGATGGTCAAATCATTCGTTGGCGCCAGGTCTTATCAGAACTTCATAGCCTCCGTGATGTCGTCTTGGCCGATCATCAGCGTCACGCATTGCAACAGTTCGCCCGTCGTGCGGGGGCGTTGCCCCTGAGCGATGCGATGCTGCAACGAGAACGAATGCGATACCTCGCGTCGTCGCTGGATTACTTTGCCGGACACCCTTCGGTTACACCGTCACAGCTTCACAGTTGGTCCGAGATCGCACCGTCGCTAGCGAACGCTTGGCCTGATGAAATCGACCTACGCTTAGAAGGCTTGATCCGCAGAATCGAATCACTCGATCAATACTACGGACGCCATGGCCGAGCGGCTTGGTCGTGGTATGGCGACTGGACCGGGCATGCGTCTTTGCCGCTGAACTGGTCACGTCATCAAGACGCCGGACTCCATGGCCATCTGCGAGCACTCCGGGAAGAACTTGCCGCGGCGCGGCGTCATGGGTTTGGGTTTACGAACCTGCGAACCGAATTGAACGAGTTGGCACTCGCCGATCATCGCCATCGCGAATGGATGGACCTTCAAGCGACGGAAAAATGGATCGTGGGGACGATCGAACGCTTGATGGTGCACCGTGCGAATTTGGTCCGAGACCACCATCAATCCGATCTCGTTCGCTATCCGTCTTGGTTGGATCAGCGATACCACCAACAATCCTGGTCGCCGTGGTACACCGAACACCTGCAACGCGAGATCGCCGACCGAACCGTTGAACTACAACGCACCGCCAATGAACTCGACCGCTGTGTGTCGCGGGCGACAGACCTAAGGCACTCATTGCGTTCGCTTGACATGGCGACCACGCATCCATCAGGCTCGTCGGTCGCCGTCGAAGCTGAGATTCGGGTGATTCGTGAAGAGCTTGATGCGATCGAACGAAGCAAACCGGTGAACGAGCCGGCCCGAATGACTTGGCTGCGTCGTCGCAAAGAAGAGTTATTAGAAAAACTCGGTGCGCCCCAAGTGAATTATCGCAGCGCAATTCCGTTGGCTGACGAAGCGAGCGCATGGCTGGTGCGACTTTCCGGCGGCCGACTCCGCCGCGTCGACTGGAACCCGGCGGAATTCACTACCGGCGCCAACAACACCGGGCATGCCCATTTGGATGGACGCGATGAGGCGACGTGCCCGGCGATCGATCGAGCGTTGGCCGCGTTGGCGGTCCGATTGGCCGCCGGCGATCTGCTAGCCCGAACCGGCCGCGCGATCCCGCTGGTCATCGAAGCCCATCGAGAACTGCTACAAACGCCATCGACAGTGGCCTATGGGACGAACGTCGCACCGGCAAGCGATCTACAAGGTGTGTCGTCAAACGGCTTCGCTCGCGGCGAAGGCGATCCAGGTGAACTGAACTTTGCCGTGATCGCCGCACTGAATGACTACGCCAAGAACGGTCGTCAGTTAATCGTGCTCACCAGTGATGTGATGTTCGCCGATCAAGTCAGCCGTCGCGGCGGGCGATTCTTTCAAATCCATGGCGAACGGGTCGCTCACGAGCACCGCCCGGTTTGGCGCCCCCACTATTCCTCGGAAACCTATGTCGGACCGCACGCGGCTGCTCAGGCCGGGAGTTTTCTGCAGGGAGAATCGATCGATCCACTGCAACAAAGCGATGTGATGATCGACCAGTACTATGACGAGTACTTTTATGGCAATCCGATCGGACGATCGTTCGCCGACGTGAACCGCAACCTCGATGCGATCTGGCAAGAGGCTTACGGAATCGCAGGCTACCCTTCGTCCCCAAACTCAAGCGATGCCGCAGCCGGTTACGGGGTGAACCGATCGAGTCAAGCTCCTTCATACGGCCCCGGTCAAACCGATCGCCTTAGCCAACACAGTGGCACTGGCCACTACAACGTCTACCCGTCCTCCGGTCCGCTTCGAACGCCAGTCACTCATCCTGCCGATGCCCCCCGCCGGGACACTCCGGGCGATTATCCGGGGACCGATTCGGGCGTCGCCTTCGGCTCACATGTCGGCGGCCCCAGCCATTGGAACGACGGCTATTACTACAGTGACTCGTACACGACGGCACCGACGCCCCGACCTAACCCGCATCATGCCGGTCAAGACCAGCGTCGCGGCGGGCAATCGCCGGCGAGTTCCCAGGGTTCCGAACGCCCCTCGGCGTCTCCTTTTTTTTTAACGATCGATAGCCCGATCGATCAGGCGCCATCCGTTGACGCCGTCGCCGCGTCACGGCTGCGAACGCTGAACGTCACGCATATCACTCACCTGATGAATCAGGATCCCAACCGACTTTCCGACGCACTGGGACTGGCAAGCGTGACCGCCGCAACGATCCGCCGCTGGCAGTCAGAATGCCGGTTGGTGTGCAATGTGCCACAACTACGTGGATTCGATGCCCGCGTCCTCGTGGGCTGCGGGATCACCGATCCCGGCCACTTGGCCGCAACCGACCCAAATGACTTGCTCGATCGCGTCGAAGCTTTCTTGGCAACCGAACGTGGACAACGCATTTTGCTAAGCGGGACGAGCTATGAACTGTCACGCATCACAAGTTGGATCGCCGCCGCGGGAATTCAGCCCCTAGCTGACCCAACGTTGTCCGATCGACGTAACGGTCGAAGTGACCGACAAACTGTCGATGGCCGAGTCATTCGCCAAGGCCGACGCAGTCCTTCGATCGGTCAACGCCTGGACCTTAACCTTGATCAAGACCGCTACGAATACGAATTCACCGATGACCATGGGCGTGTCGTTCGCTCAAGCTCCGGACGATCGCGGTCGAGTCAAAGTCGATCGACCCGTTTAAATGGCCGCCAATCGCGTAGCAATGACCGCGTCGCCGGCCTGCGTCAGTCGCAACAGCGGGAGTCCGCACCGTCTCAATCCGAAGGGCATCGCCGATCGAGTACTTCGACGTCGGGCCTTCGCAGCCGACGCAATGGGTCGAGCAGTCATTCGGTCAACGGTGGTGGTCGATCTTCACGCGAGCGCTCCTCGCGTGAATCCGGAACGCGGTCATCGTCACGTCGATTGCGATCACGACGATCCGATTCGTCCTCGTCGCATCGCGTCCGTCAGGAACGCGACTACGACCGCAAAGTCGCCTCACAACAAAACGACCAAGACGAACTGAAGTTCTACCTCCAACGCAGCAGTCCCATCGTCGACGCACCTTCGATCGGCTCGCGAATGGCGGAACGCCTCGAAGCCATCGGAATCTACACCGTCGACGATCTGATCCAAGCCGATCCGGAGACCGTCGCCGACTCGCTCGATCATCGCCGAATCGATGCCGATGTCATCCAGATCTGGCAATATCAAGCGATCCTGGTCTGTCGCATCCCCATGCTTCGCGGCCATGACGCACAGCTATTGGTAGCCGCCGATGTGACCACCCCGGAAGCGGTCGCCGATCAAGACCCCGATGCGTTATTCGAGTTGATCAATCCGATCGCAAAAAGCAACGAAGGCAAACGGATTTTGCGGGGAGGCAACCTGCCAGACCTCGAAGAGATCCGTGAATGGATCGGCAACGCCAAACTGAATCGCGAACTTGCCGCCGCGTTATAA